The Trichoplusia ni isolate ovarian cell line Hi5 chromosome 17, tn1, whole genome shotgun sequence genome includes a region encoding these proteins:
- the LOC113502727 gene encoding isocitrate dehydrogenase [NAD] subunit gamma, mitochondrial-like: MAVRLLSKLKVLPEIRGIANASSAAAPASLSDFDMQHKTPVVRKQHLIPKAHYGGRHAVTMLPGGGIGPELMGYVRDIFKYIGAPVDFEIVDIDPTVDNDEDVHYAITTIKRNGVCLKGNIETKSEAAYVTSRNVALRNELDMYAYVLNCKSYPGVQTRHKDINIQIIRQNTEGEYAMLEHESVRGVIESMKVVTASNSERVARFAFEFARKNNRKKVTTVHKANIMKLSDGLFLETSRRLAKEYPEIEHNDMIIDNCCMQLVAKPHQFDVMLMTNLYGSIVSNVVCGILGGAGLLSGRNYGDHYAVFEPGTRNTGTAIAGKNIANPIAMINASVDMLEHLGHHFHADLIRAAVDKTINVDRVMTPDIGGTASSTDVVNAIIGNVEDCIKSNSVLTNYKYSM, encoded by the exons ATGGCTGTAAGACTATTATCAAAGTTAAAGGTTCTGCCTGAGATTCGCGGTATCGCGAACGCGAGTTCGGCGGCCGCGCCAGCCTCGTTGTCGGATTTTGATATGCAACATAAGACCCCGGTTGTGAGGAAGCAGCACTTGATTCCTAAGGCTCACTACGGTGGTCGTCATGCAGTCACCATGCTCCCAGGTGGAGGCATTGGCCCCGAGCTGATGGGCTACGTCCGAGACATTTTCAA ataCATCGGAGCCCCTGTAGACTTTGAGATTGTAGACATTGACCCCACAGTTGATAACGACGAGGATGTGCATTACGCTATCACAACCATCAAGAGGAATGGTGTTTGTCTTAAG GGCAACATTGAAACAAAGAGCGAGGCGGCCTACGTGACGTCACGCAACGTGGCGCTCCGCAACGAGCTCGACATGTACGCGTACGTCCTCAACTGCAAGTCCTATCCCGGAGTCCAAACCAGGCATAAGGATATCAATATTCAGATTATCAG ACAGAACACGGAAGGCGAGTACGCCATGTTGGAGCACGAGTCTGTCCGCGGTGTCATCGAGTCCATGAAGGTGGTGACCGCCAGCAACTCCGAGAGGGTCGCGCGCTTCGCCTTCGAGTTCGCCAGGAAGAACAACAGGAAGAAG GTGACAACAGTCCACAAAGCCAACATTATGAAGTTGTCTGACGGTCTGTTCTTGGAGACCTCTCGTCGCCTCGCTAAGGAATACCCCGAGATCGAACACAATGATATGATCATTGACAACTGTTGTATGCAGCTTGTTGCTAA ACCTCACCAGTTCGACGTGATGCTGATGACGAACCTGTACGGTTCCATCGTGTCCAACGTGGTGTGCGGCATCCTGGGAGGAGCTGGTCTCCTCTCCGGCAGGAACTACGGAGACCATTACGCAGTCTTCGAGCCTGGTACCAGGAACACCG GTACCGCGATCGCCGGTAAGAACATAGCGAACCCGATCGCCATGATCAACGCGTCGGTGGACATGCTGGAGCACCTCGGCCACCACTTCCACGCGGACCTCATCCGCGCCGCCGTCGACAAGACCATCAACGTGGACCGCGTCATGACGCCCGACATCGGCGGGACCGCCTCCTCCACGGACGTCGTCAACGCCATCATTG